In Bos indicus isolate NIAB-ARS_2022 breed Sahiwal x Tharparkar chromosome 19, NIAB-ARS_B.indTharparkar_mat_pri_1.0, whole genome shotgun sequence, the following proteins share a genomic window:
- the TNFSF13 gene encoding tumor necrosis factor ligand superfamily member 13 produces the protein MPASSPSLLSPKGPQGDMGGPVREPALSVALWLSWGAALGAVACAMVLLTQQTELQTLRREVTRLQRNGGPSEKGEGNPWLNLQEQSPDGTEGQENGERSRRRRAVLTRKHKKKRSVLHLVPINITSKEDSDVTEVMWQPALQRGRGLEAQGYVVRVWDAGVYLLYSQVLFHDETFTMGQMVSREGQGRQETLFRCIQSMPSNPDWAYNSCYSAGVFHLHQGDILSVVIPRARAKLSLSPHGTFLGLVKL, from the exons ATGCCGGCCTCATCTCCTTCCTTGCTAAGCCCCAAAGGGCCCCAGGGAGACATGGGGGGCCCCGTCCGAGAGCCGGCGCTCTCAGTTGCCCTCTGGTTGAGTTGGGGGGCGGCTCTGGGGGCTGTGGCTTGCGCCATGGTTCTGCTGACCCAACAAACCGAGCTGCAGACCTTAAGGAGAGAGGTGACCCGGCTGCAGAGGAATGGAGGGCCCTccgagaagggagaagggaatcCGTGGCTGAATCTCCAGGAGCAG AGCCCTGATGGCACAGAAGGCCAGGAGAATGGGGAGAGATCCCGGAGAAGGAGAGCAGTGCTCACCCGTAAACATAAGA agaAGCGCTCAGTTCTGCATCTCGTTCCCATTAACATTACCTCCAAGG AGGACTCTGATGTGACAGAAGTGATGTGGCAACCAGCTCTCCAGCGTGGGCGAGGCTTGGAGGCCCAAGGATATGTTGTTCGAGTCTGGGATGCTGGAGTTTATCTGCTGTACAGCCAG GTCCTGTTTCATGATGAGACTTTCACCATGGGTCAGATGGTATCTCGGGAGGGACAAGGAAGGCAGGAGACTCTATTCCGATGCATACAAAGCATGCCCTCCAACCCTGACTGGGCCTACAACAGCTGCTACAGTGCAG GTGTCTTCCATTTACACCAGGGGGATATCTTGAGTGTTGTAATCCCTCGGGCGAGGGCCAAACTTAGCCTCTCTCCACATGGAACCTTCCTGGGGCTTGTGAAACTGTGA